CGCCGCGACGCCCAGCGTGGCATAACCCGGCACACCGGCAATCAGCACCGTGCCGGCGGCCATCAACGCCAGTGTGATGATCAGGCCTTTGCGGCGGCCGTGGCGGTCGATGTAGGCACCGAGGAAAATCGCCCCCAGCGGACGCATCAGGAAACCGGCCCCGAAAGTGGCCAGAGACAGCATCAGGGAAGCAAACGCGCTATCGGCGGGAAAGAAGGTTTTGGCAATGGCCGTGGCGTAAAAGCCGTAGACCATGAAGTCGAACATTTCGAGAAAGTTACCGCTGACAACGCGAAAAATCGCTTTGCCTTTGCTCGTATTGGAAGACATGTGTAGGTACTCACTCTGGTCGATCTTGTTTGAAAGCGCTGCACCTATGTGGCGAGGGAGCTTGCTCCCGTTCGATTGCGCAGCAATCGTAAAACCGGTCACCGCTATCGCGAGCAGGCTCGCTCCCATGCGCTCTGAAGCCCATAATGGCGGGCGCGGTTTTGAGGGGAGATGAAGATTTGTTAACTGGACGGTGGGGAGGGCTTGTGGTAGTGGTCGGGATTTTGTCCGGTTGTGGCAACGGCGATAGCCTGGAACGCTTCGACGGCCCGACCATGGGCAGCAGCTATTCGATCCAATACGTGCGCCATGCCGGTCTTCCCGCACCGGCGGAAGTCCGCGTCCAGGTCGAAAAAATACTCTCTGATGTCGATCGGCAAATGTCGACCTATCGCAGTGACTCCGACATCGAACGCTTCAATAACCTGCCCGCCAACCACTGCCAGACAATGCCTGCGCCGATCCTCGAATTGGTCCGCGTCGGCGAGCGCTTGTCTTTGCAAAGTGACGGCTCCTACGACCTGACGGTGGAACCGCTGCTCAACCTCTGGGGATTTGGCCCGCAGGCGCGTGAGGAAAAAGTCCCGAGCGCCGAAGCACTGGCCGAGGTGCAGCAGCGTGTCGGTCATAATCACCTGCGCATCGAAGGTGACCAGTTGTGCAAGGATGCCGCAGTGGAGGTCGACTTCAACAGCATCGCTGCCGGTTACGCGGTCGACACGATTGCCGCCGAACTCGAAGCGCTGGGCATCCACGACTACCTCGCTGAAGCCACCGGTGAACTCAAGGCTGTCGGCAAAAAACTCGACGGCTCACCGTGGCGCATCGCCCTGGAAGAACCCCGTGATGATCAGCAAGTGGCCGAGCGCATCATTGCCGTCGACGGCTACGGCGTGTCCACCTCCGGTGATTACCGTAACTATTTCGAGCAGGGTGGCCGGCGCTATTCCCACACCTTCGATGCCCGCACCGGAACACCGGTCCTACACACCCTGGCGTCAGTCACGGTGATTCATCCTTCAGCTTTGATGGCCGATGGCTTATCGACGCTGTTGCTGATTCTTGGCCCTGAACGGGGTTGGGACTATGCCCAAACGCATGACATTGCTGCATTCTTTGTGATTCGTGCCGATACAGGTTTTGTCACACGCACCAATCAGGCTTTTGAGCGCCTGGCCGGTGAGAAAACCGAGTGATTGCGGCTGCAAAAGCATTTTTCGATGGCTTTGTAGTGCAGGCAAAACTAGCCTACGACGCGACCAAGGGTTAATGTGCGCGGCGTTGACGCTTCTATAGACTGTGTCCGGGTTCTGCACTGGCCCCAAATTGTTCCTTCACGCCGCCGATCGGCGTGATTTAGCCGCAGGCGCCGAGGGTGTCGCGGCCTGTTCTGAGGAGTACGCATGGCTGTCTACAACTACGATGTGGTGGTGTTGGGTTCCGGCCCGGCGGGAGAAGGCGCGGCAATGAACGCTGCCAAGGCAGGGCGCAAGGTGGCGATGGTCGATAGCCGTCGCCAGGTCGGCGGCAACTGCACCCACCTGGGCACCATCCCGTCCAAGGCCTTGCGTCACTCGGTCCGGCAGATCATGCAGTTCAACACCAACCCGATGTTCCGGGCCATTGGTGAGCCGCGTTGGTTCTCGTTCCCGGACGTGTTGAAAAGTGCTGAAAAAGTCATCTCCAAACAAGTCGCCTCGCGCACCGGCTACTATGCCCGTAACCGCGTCGACGTGTTCTTCGGCACCGGCAGCTTCGCCGACGAGCAAACCATCGAAGTCGTCTGCGCCAACGGCGTGGTCGAAAAACTGGTGGCCAAGCACATCATCATCGCCACCGGTTCGCGTCCTTATCGCCCGGCGGACATCGATTTCCATCACCCGCGTATCTACGATAGCGACACCATCCTCAGCCTCGGCCACACCCCGCGTAAACTCATTGTTTACGGCGCCGGCGTGATCGGCTGCGAATATGCCTCGATCTTCAGTGGTCTGGGTGTATTGGTTGAGCTGGTGGACAACCGTGGTCAGTTGCTGAGCTTCCTCGACTCGGAAATCTCCCAGGCCCTGAGCTACCACTTCAGCAACAACAACATCACGGTTCGCCACAACGAAGACTACGACCGCGTCGAAGGCGTGGACAACGGCGTGATCCTGCACCTCAAGTCCGGCAAGAAGATCAAGGCCGACGCCTTGCTCTGGTGCAACGGCCGTACCGGCAACACCGATCAGCTGGGTCTGGAAAACATCGGCGTGAAGGTCAACAGCCGTGGCCAGATCGAAGTCGACGAGAACTACCGCACCTGCGTGCCGAACATTTATGGCGCCGGTGACGTGATCGGCTGGCCGAGCCTGGCCAGTGCCGCCCATGACCAGGGGCGTTCGGCCGCTGGCAGCATCGTCGACAACGGCAGCTGGCGTTTCGTCAATGACGTGCCGACCGGCATCTACACGATTCCGGAGATCAGCTCGATCGGCAAGAACGAGCAGGAGCTGACTCAGGCCAAGGTGCCGTATGAAGTGGGCAAGGCATTCTTCAAGAGCATGGCGCGTGCGCAGATCGCCGGCGAACCGCAAGGCATGCTGAAGATCCTGTTCCATCGCGAGACGCTGGAAGTGCTGGGCGTTCACTGCTTCGGTTATCAGGCGTCGGAGATCGTGCACATCGGTCAGGCGATCATGAACCAGCCGGGCGAGCAGAACACCCTGAAGTACTTCGTCAACACGACGTTCAACTACCCGACCATGGCCGAAGCCTATCGGGTAGCGGCGTACGATGGCCTCAACCGGCTTTTTTGAGCGGCTCCGGCCGGTGGCCTGAGCCGGCCGGGGAGACCGATTTCAGCAATTCTCGAGCGTGGCAGTGGCCAAACCGGGAAAGTCTGTAATCAGGCTGTCAACGCCGAAGTCGGCGAGCCTGCGCATCAGCGCGGGCTCGTTGACTGTCCACACCGACACATGCAGCCCCTGACGCTGCGCCTTCTGCAGGCGTTCCGGCGTACACAGGGTCCAGTTCAGCGCCAGCATCTCACAGCCATAGTTTTGCGCGACCTTCAGCGGGTCGAGCCAGGCGTACTCGGCCACCAGTCCGCGAGACACGTCCGGCACCAGGTCCAGCGCGGCTTTCAACACTTCGCGTGAACTCGAGGTAATCGTGACCTTGTCCCGTATGCCGAAACGCTGGGCCATTTCGCGAATCGCCAGCACGGTGGTCGCGGCGCGGGTGCGTGAGGCGCTTTTGACTTCCAGCTGCCAGTGCTCGAAATCGCATTTTTCGAACAATTCTTCCAGCGTTGGTATCGGGCAAGGTTTGATCCAGCCTGGGCCACCCTTACGCGCGTCGTAGGTCACCAGTTCCGCAGCCGTGTGTTCGGCCACTTTGCCGCGGCGGTCGGTGGTGCGTTTGAGGGTCGGGTCGTGGATCACCATCAACTCGCCGTCCTTGGACAGGTGCAGGTCCAGTTCGCAGCGGCGCACGCCGTGCTTGAGGCATTGCTGAAAGCTGGTCAGGGTGTTTTCCGGTGCTTCGCCTTTGGCGCCGCGATGGCCGTAGATGAGAGTCACGGTTCTTCCTTAATTAATGGCCGTTTTCGTTTTGTTCGCGCGCCAGGCGTCGTTCTTGTGCCTGTCGCTGCAAGATGTAGCGGGCCAGCAGTTGTCGCTGGGCATCGGACAGGTATTCGAATTCGGTGCCGACGTCGTAGCCGCCGCCCTTGCGGTCGCAATGGGTGACGCGGGCCCGCAGCAACAGGCCGAGGGCTTGTGGCATCAGCACCAGCTTGACCGACAGGGGCGCGCCGACGGC
The Pseudomonas sp. GR 6-02 genome window above contains:
- the sthA gene encoding Si-specific NAD(P)(+) transhydrogenase, translated to MAVYNYDVVVLGSGPAGEGAAMNAAKAGRKVAMVDSRRQVGGNCTHLGTIPSKALRHSVRQIMQFNTNPMFRAIGEPRWFSFPDVLKSAEKVISKQVASRTGYYARNRVDVFFGTGSFADEQTIEVVCANGVVEKLVAKHIIIATGSRPYRPADIDFHHPRIYDSDTILSLGHTPRKLIVYGAGVIGCEYASIFSGLGVLVELVDNRGQLLSFLDSEISQALSYHFSNNNITVRHNEDYDRVEGVDNGVILHLKSGKKIKADALLWCNGRTGNTDQLGLENIGVKVNSRGQIEVDENYRTCVPNIYGAGDVIGWPSLASAAHDQGRSAAGSIVDNGSWRFVNDVPTGIYTIPEISSIGKNEQELTQAKVPYEVGKAFFKSMARAQIAGEPQGMLKILFHRETLEVLGVHCFGYQASEIVHIGQAIMNQPGEQNTLKYFVNTTFNYPTMAEAYRVAAYDGLNRLF
- a CDS encoding glycerophosphodiester phosphodiesterase, translated to MTLIYGHRGAKGEAPENTLTSFQQCLKHGVRRCELDLHLSKDGELMVIHDPTLKRTTDRRGKVAEHTAAELVTYDARKGGPGWIKPCPIPTLEELFEKCDFEHWQLEVKSASRTRAATTVLAIREMAQRFGIRDKVTITSSSREVLKAALDLVPDVSRGLVAEYAWLDPLKVAQNYGCEMLALNWTLCTPERLQKAQRQGLHVSVWTVNEPALMRRLADFGVDSLITDFPGLATATLENC
- a CDS encoding FAD:protein FMN transferase; this translates as MAGAVLRGDEDLLTGRWGGLVVVVGILSGCGNGDSLERFDGPTMGSSYSIQYVRHAGLPAPAEVRVQVEKILSDVDRQMSTYRSDSDIERFNNLPANHCQTMPAPILELVRVGERLSLQSDGSYDLTVEPLLNLWGFGPQAREEKVPSAEALAEVQQRVGHNHLRIEGDQLCKDAAVEVDFNSIAAGYAVDTIAAELEALGIHDYLAEATGELKAVGKKLDGSPWRIALEEPRDDQQVAERIIAVDGYGVSTSGDYRNYFEQGGRRYSHTFDARTGTPVLHTLASVTVIHPSALMADGLSTLLLILGPERGWDYAQTHDIAAFFVIRADTGFVTRTNQAFERLAGEKTE